In a single window of the Equus quagga isolate Etosha38 chromosome 7, UCLA_HA_Equagga_1.0, whole genome shotgun sequence genome:
- the ORAI2 gene encoding protein orai-2, with amino-acid sequence MSAELNVPVDPSTPACSEPGHKGMDYRDWVRRSYLELVTSNHHSVQALSWRKLYLSRAKLKASSRTSALLSGFAMVAMVEVQLETQYQYPRPLLIAFSACTTVLVAVHLFALLISTCILPNVEAVSNIHNLNSISESPHERMHPYIELAWGFSTVLGILLFLAEVVLLCWIKFLPVDARHQPGHPAGPGGHTGWQAALVSTIIMVPVGLIFVVFTIHFYRSLVRHKTERHNREIEELHKLKVQLDGHERSLQVV; translated from the exons ATGAGCGCCGAGCTCAACGTGCCTGTGGACCCCTCCACTCCTGCCTGCTCCGAGCCAGGCCACAAGGGCATGGATTACCGGGACTGGGTTCGCCGCAGCTACCTGGAGCTGGTCACCTCCAACCACCACTCGGTGCAGGCCCTGTCCTGGAGGAAGCTCTACCTGAGCAGGGCCAAGCTGAAGGCCTCCAGCCGCACCTCCGCCCTCCTCTCGGGCTTCGCCATG GTGGCCATGGTGGAGGTGCAGTTGGAGACGCAGTACCAGTACCCGCGGCCGCTGCTCATCGCCTTCAGTGCCTGTACCACGGTGCTGGTGGCCGTGCACCTCTTCGCCCTGCTCATCAGCACGTGCATCCTGCCCAACGTGGAGGCCGTGAGCAACATCCACAACCTCAACTCCATCAGCGAGTCCCCGCACGAGCGCATGCACCCCTACATCGAGCTGGCCTGGGGCTTCTCCACCGTGCTGGGCATCCTGCTCTTCCTGGCCGAGGTGGTGCTGCTCTGCTGGATCAAGTTCCTGCCGGTGGACGCGCGCCATCAGCCCGGACACCCGGCCGGCCCCGGCGGCCACACGGGCTGGCAGGCAGCCCTTGTGTCCACCATCATCATGGTGCCCGTGGGCCTCATCTTCGTGGTCTTCACCATCCACTTCTACCGCTCGCTGGTGCGCCACAAAACTGAACGGCACAACCGGGAGATCGAGGAGCTGCACAAGCTCAAGGTCCAGCTGGACGGGCACGAGCGCAGCCTGCAGGTGGTGTGA
- the ALKBH4 gene encoding alpha-ketoglutarate-dependent dioxygenase alkB homolog 4, protein MKTGPRSNGVRGPRGGALRGEEKTHRFIYYSDTGWAVGAEESDFEGWAFPFPGVTVIEDFVTREEEAEMVQLMDREPWKPSQSGRRKQGHRGASPLTSGHAGLVLVTVTVMVGVRIEEGFLKATRCRSFPQQPSPFADYGPKVNFRKQKLKTAGFRGLPSFSREVVRRMGLYPILEDFRPVEQCNLDYCPERGSAIDPHLDDAWLWGERLVSLNLLSPTVLSMSREAPGSLLLCLAPSGFPEALVEGVMAPSRSVLCQEVEVAVPLPCRSLLVLTGAARHQWKHAIHRRHIQARRVCATFRELSAEFCPGGKQQELGQELLQISLSFQGRPM, encoded by the exons AAAACACACCGTTTCATTTACTACTCTGACACTGGCTGGGCCGTGGGGGCCGAGGAGTCTGACTTCGAAGGCTGGGCCTTCCCCTTCCCGGGTGTGACGGTGATAGAGGACTTCGTGACCCGGGAGGAGGAGGCCGAGATGGTGCAGCTCATGGACCGGGAGCCCTGGAAGCCCTCACAGTCTGGACGGAGGAAGCAG GGCCATCGAGGGGCAAGCCCCCTGACCTCAGGGCACG CTGGCCTGGTGCTGGTGACTGTCACGGTCATGGTCGGGGTAAGGATCGAGGAGGGTTTCTTGAAGGCTACCAG GTGCAGGAGCTTCCCGCAGCAGCCCTCGCCCTTTGCG GACTATGGCCCCAAAGTCAACTTTCGGAAGCAGAAGCTAAAGACCGCTGGCTTCAGAGGCCTCCCCAGCTTCAGCCGGGAGGTGGTGCGGAGGATGGGCCTCTACCCCATCCTGGAGGACTTCCGGCCTGTGGAGCAGTGCAACCTGGACTACTGCCCGGAGCGTGGCTCGGCCATTGACCCCCACCTGGACGACGCCTGGCTGTGGGGGGAGCGGCTGGTGAGCCTCAACCTCCTGTCCCCCACCGTGCTGTCCATGTCCCGGGAGGCGCCCGGCAGCCTACTGCTCTGCTTGGCCCCGTCGGGCTTCCCAGAGGCCTTGGTGGAAGGTGTGATGGCCCCCAGCAGGTCCGTCCTGTGCCAGGAGGTGGAGGTGGCCGTGCCCTTGCCCTGCCGCTCTCTGCTCGTGCTCACGGGAGCCGCGCGCCACCAGTGGAAGCACGCCATCCACCGGCGACACATCCAGGCCCGCCGCGTGTGCGCCACCTTCAGGGAGCTGTCGGCCGAGTTCTGTCCTGGCGGGAAGCAGCAAGAACTGGGGCAGGAGCTCctgcaaatctctctctccttccaaggGAGGCCCATGTGA